TGCAGGAGACCAAGCAGCTAGTCGACGATGACTACGTGCGCTCCGTAATCGACCTCCTCGAGGTGCGGCGGGGCTGCATGCCGGACCTGGCGGCGACGTTCACGATCTCGTCGCTGACGCGGCAGGGGCTGGAGGACATCGACTTCGGGGCGGGGAGGCCCGTCCACTTCGGCCCGCTGACCAGCGAGATCTACTGCCTGTTCCTCCCGGTGATCGGCGACCCACGCGGCGCGACCGTGCTTGTGTCCGTCCCGCAGGCCGCCGCTGACAGTTTCGAACGTTGGTGCCTTGATGGACTGGATGCCGTGGACGACGATGACCAGAGTCCAGAAATATATTAGATAGAAACTCAACATAAGACATGGCATCATAAGCAATCTGAATGCCATCTCTCTCGTTCTCTCTACatgtactcccttcgtccctaAACGTTAGACGtcgtttaatttttatacatatttgactattcgtactatttaaaaaaattgaaatatgtaaaactatatatatgcatacaagtatatttaatcataaataaaatgatttaaaaaaattaataattatataaaatttttaaataaaacaaatagttaaaaatgtataaaaaagttaatagtgTTTTTAtagacggagagagtatatataaattgcaATGAAGCGTCCCTATGGACATGTTCTGTTACTTCGTCCGGTCGTAAGTACTGGACGCTTCCGAGCACAGAAACAGTCTGCTCGTATCTTTGTTTTGCTGTCGGAAATGacatataattttgataatcGACTGTTTTTTTGCCAAAACGTCAGTTGGTTGCGTTGCGACGGGCCGGTTTCAATGAATTATGATTATATTAAAACAGAACAGACATCcaataaagaaacaaagatTGCCAATAATGATTATAGGTATTTATATTTAGGTTTTCATTAATAGTAGACCATGTTTTAGGCTCCAATATAGAATCAGGTATTAGGGTTCAGCCGTTTAGGCACATGTGCCAATAGATAACACAGATTTTCTAGTAAAAGTCATACTCGCCAGCTCTACTACACAACAggatttctaaaattaaacaaCATACATTGCCTAGCAGGATTCGTCCAATTCCAAGAGGTTTTTATAAATGGAGCCGAATTAAAATCATTTTGTTAGAGcgtagttaaaaaataaccgagcaaaattgatctacagtactatagaaataattatCCTAGACGTTGGCCCCTTTTATTTCTAGGAGGGCCGTAAGTGGAGCCACCTAGAAAAATCGGCAGACTGGCGCCGGGTCCTTACCCTCAAGGGAAAATGCAATTATTCCATACAGTTGTGTTAAGACGACCGCACGAAAAAATACATCTTCCCATGTGATCGTTTTAAGACGCTGGCACACGATGATGCGCGCCTATATAAATTCTAGCCCGACCgccacctctcctcctctccctcgtcgccgcctcctcctctccacctcaccctcaccgccgccgaggaaTAGATCCGCTGCCGTGGCTTATCCTCCACCCCAAgccacctctcctcctccccctcacTGCCGCTGACCACCTCCCCATCGTCGACGACATCGACGAtgccgccggcctccaccgATCTCCACCACTAAGAAgccgccgacctcctccccctcaGCGTCGAGCTCCACGACGCCTCCTCCCCCAAGCCGCCGGCCTACCCCAAGCCACCGCTGCTGGCCTCCTCCACGACCGCCGCCAGCGTCCACGACGCAAACGTCGCCGATCTCCTCCACCAAGAAGCCACATGCCTCCCCTGTAAGAGCCCTAGGTTCATAACCaggtatttataaattcatttgttatcctttagattgcatatttactatattacaatttgatcatatgcaataacaaaattaactctaatcggtaaaattgAAACCACTTCTATTTGAGCAATAACCTGAACAgaagtatacatatttaatattttattcaaatattagtttacttatcatcactaaatataaattttgttgaattttaactCTCTATTTAGgtctcctaaaaattcaaaccaagtttcagcctaacccaattcatcttttcaccagatttaaaatacttgggatttatgtgtgaaactttcaaaaatgGAAACTAGGTGACTCAATCTATCTCAACACCAAAACACACATTTTTCACACTCTTATAGCTTAATCAAATTGAATTTACcaagagagaaataaaataaatcctgaaAACTGCAAGAGTGAATCTGTACTCAATTTTTCACCCACCTCTCACCCTCCTAAACAGCCATGacttgggcccacttgtcattgacCTTGGGTGTCTCTTTAGCCCCCACAACACCCTCTTGGGCGTGCTCCCACCTCAGGATTTAAGGGGGAGGGGCAGAGAAAACCCCTTCATCTCCCTCCCATTCTGTTCTTGTTGCTGTTCTGTTCTTCCATGAGCTAAGCTCCCTCCTCattttcctcctccccaaATCTTCACAAAAATGCAAGGATCCAGCCCTGCATGTCACACCACAAGATCCCCAAGGTTGTAagctttccatccatccaaatagcCTGCACATGCATCGGTTGCTGAGGGAGatcgagaagaaaagaggagcttgctgcttggtgcagagcagcagcagcagttgttttcctcctcttggtgAGCTTTCTTCCCCATCCATAGCTACTCTCTTAGGTTCCCCATCATGCTGAGCATTCCTAGTCTCCTCCATAGGTCACCGGTTCAAGATTTGAAGGCTAGTAGCAGGCTGCAAgctgttttctcttcttcggTGACAACAGCTCGGTGTCTTTGCTTCCCTGTTTTGGTGAGTTTTtagcttcttcaactcaagcTGAAAAGTGTCTTCTTAGCAGTAGAATCAAGTCCttaatgtatgttttcttgcatGTGATGCTCTTGGCATTCATGCACTAGATCGAGCCATCCACACGTGCTGTTTTGGCTGAAAAATGAGTGAACTTTGAAaatccataactaattcatatgaacTCCGATTTCAGTGAAACAAATTCTTATTGCTTCATAAAACAGATCTCTTcattgttgtaaaataaaaatgaccaactttttactgtttttctctATAGGAATATAAATAGCTATATGTCTCCCTTGTGTGGTCTAGCTCTTCATA
This is a stretch of genomic DNA from Oryza brachyantha chromosome 1, ObraRS2, whole genome shotgun sequence. It encodes these proteins:
- the LOC107303554 gene encoding uncharacterized protein LOC107303554 produces the protein MTWAHLSLTLGPAHASVAEGDREEKRSLLLGAEQQQQLFSSSWSPVQDLKASSRLQAVFSSSVTTARCLCFPVLIWRIRRVPSHIQRRIVTTLSRKVRIPGMSCASCVVTALPGVARAVSDPFSCSLALTRLVCPCGVVAPPAFVLCL